AATAACACACATACCATTTGGGAGGTATGGTTGTGCACAAATCCACAGCAGGAATAGAAAAAGCATCTGCGAGATGCGTCGTTGCTGTATCAACAGTAATAATAGCATCCATTTGAGAAACTAAATAAAAGAAATAATCAATACCTTTTTTAGAAAAAGGAAATAAATTGACAAATCTAGAATGCTTAAAATCAATATTGACTACAGAAACAATTGTATAATCTGTAAGCTTTATAAGTTTTTTTAGATATTTTTTTACTAAATTATTAGGTATAGATCTGATAGGACTTGAAGTTAAAGGATGATAAAGCAAAAGTTTTTTAGCACTGGATTTTAAAGATCTTATTATAGGATACAATTCTCTAGCTATTTGTTCGTTAATTTTAACGAAACATCTCTTTTGTTCGTCAGGAACAGATTTAGGATCAATAGAAAAAGCATTAATAAAAAAATCCATAAAAGGTTGTTTAAATATGGGCCAGCCTGTCATGTTGGAGAGATCAACTATCGCATCGTATTGAAAGAGAAGCTCTGCAGGAGCGGGCATAAGATAGATTTCGTTTACTATGGTTTCCTGTCTAAGGATAGGAAGTCCCCGCGGACGCAAAGTAAATATGCCAATATCTACTTCTTTGAAATAATTCATTAACCGGTCATAGAAGATATTAAGGGCGGTCATGCCTACAATGTTGTCCCCTATCCCACCGCCCATACCATTTACCACCGCCACCCGAATTTTATCCTTCCCTAGCAAGGGCTTGATCTTTTCCTCTAAGGGGATGAACTCTTCGCCTTGTTTGAAGTAGCCACCGCTATAGGTGAGATCAATGGGAAACTTAGGGTGTTCAAATATTTGACGCTTATCTATAAAAACTTTGACGTTAAAGTCCTTGTAGCCGGCCTGGTGAAAGCGTTCTATTATTCTTTTAATTTCGTCGGAAGGGGCAAAATAGAGCCTATCAGCAGTTATTCTTTGGGGATCTGTCCTTAGAAATACATACGTAACCTGTTCACCGTCTATAGGTAACTCCATGGCATAGTCCTTCTCCACAAAATAAAAATCCACGGCCTTCTCCTCTCCCGAAAAATTTTTAACCACAATTTAAGCAAGGAATATGCCATTTCGCGCTGGAAATAAAGAAAGCACCTCTAGCGCAAATGTACCCTTTCGTCATGAAAGCGTAAGAGGCCGCAATACATTAAAGAGACCCATGTAAAATTGCCAAGATCAGTGTTACAAGGAAAAGGGGGCCTTTCCTATTTTTAGGGACGGAAAACAGGAGAGAATCCTAACTACCTTAAATGAAAAGTGCTTGCAAAGACTCCCCAGCCAAGTAAAAAAACGCTTAAAACAGAAATTTCGGGGTTAGAAATGGGATTCAAGTATTTTAAAACTCAACTTGATTCAGGCGTACGGATTCTAACAGAGGAGTTCGCTGATTTTCCAACGGTATCCGTAGGACTCTGGTTAAATGTTGGCAGCCGTGACGAAGAAGAGCATGAAACCGGACTAACCCACTTCATTGAACATCTATTTTTCAAAGGCACTAAAAAGCGCTCAGCCCTTCAAATTGCCAAAGAGCTTGATCGCCTAGGTGGATACTCAAACGCCTTTACCTCTAAAGAACAAACCTGTATTCACGCTAAAGTGCTTCCTGAACATACCTCACGGTTTTTAGAACTTTTGGCAGACATTTTTCTTAATTCCAATTTTTCTGCTGAAGACATAGAGCGCGAAAAGCAAGTAGTGCTCCAGGAAATAAAAATGATGGAAGACTCCCCAGAAGAACTTGTCCATGAACTTTTCAGCCAGACCATTTGGGAGAATTCCCCTCTTGCCCGTTCTATCCTTGGTACCTGGGAAAACGTGGCTTCGTTTGACGAGGCTAAAGTCAAGTCATATTTCGCTAAATTTTACAATGGTCAAAATCTAGTAATTGCCGCAGCCGGCAATCTCAAACACGAAGAATTTGCAAAGCAAGTAGCAACTCTTTTCGCAGATGTATCCCAAGGAGAAGGGAAAAAGCGCATTCCTCCCTCTCCTCAAAGACGCGTGGCGGTTATCTCTCGCAAGCTTGAACAGGTACATTTTGTTCTGGGCGTGCCAGTCTGCTCTGCCCGTGATG
The DNA window shown above is from Thermodesulfatator atlanticus DSM 21156 and carries:
- a CDS encoding M16 family metallopeptidase, which codes for MGFKYFKTQLDSGVRILTEEFADFPTVSVGLWLNVGSRDEEEHETGLTHFIEHLFFKGTKKRSALQIAKELDRLGGYSNAFTSKEQTCIHAKVLPEHTSRFLELLADIFLNSNFSAEDIEREKQVVLQEIKMMEDSPEELVHELFSQTIWENSPLARSILGTWENVASFDEAKVKSYFAKFYNGQNLVIAAAGNLKHEEFAKQVATLFADVSQGEGKKRIPPSPQRRVAVISRKLEQVHFVLGVPVCSARDEMRYQALLFNTLLGGSMSSRLFQEIREKRALAYAIYSFLSLYEDTGVLGIYAAVEKRNLKEALRLITKEIENLKDGNITEEEFSSSLDHLKSALLLSSDNPDTRMSRLARNEFLFKRYIPYEETLAKIKELRPKDIASFAKKSFRDKPTLAILGPLTEEEGTKIFEDLTK